From a region of the Aulosira sp. FACHB-615 genome:
- a CDS encoding homocysteine biosynthesis protein: MRTIAEINEKISRQRAVVLTVEEVKARVVEVGVSKVAKEVDVITTGTFEPMESSGAILNLGHTDPPIKIRRCWIDGVPAYTGFGAVDLYLGASCAVETMDGEEIRERGGGHVIEDLIAGKQVQVRAQGQVTDCYPRATFETTITRDTINQFYLFNPRNLYQNFIVGVNGGDRPLFTYLGPLQPHLGNAVYSNPGAISPLFNDPDLQLIGIGTRIFLGGGIGYIAWEGTQHFPLQKRLANRTPIGPAATLALIGDAKQMSASWVRGCYFKSYGPSLMLGVGIPFPVLNETVVEHCAVQDKDLVAPIVDFSIPRRVRPTFGLVSYAQLKSGRLTIENKTVRAAPLASMSLSRQVALELKQWIAAGTFTLTEPVAPIPMERSFLPQDRWTDF; this comes from the coding sequence ATGCGAACGATCGCCGAAATTAACGAGAAAATCAGCCGCCAGCGTGCAGTAGTTTTAACAGTTGAAGAAGTCAAAGCCAGAGTTGTAGAAGTTGGTGTCAGCAAAGTTGCCAAGGAAGTTGATGTGATTACCACCGGCACATTTGAGCCAATGGAGTCTAGTGGTGCGATTCTTAATCTCGGACACACTGACCCCCCGATTAAAATTCGCCGTTGTTGGATAGATGGCGTACCTGCATATACAGGTTTTGGGGCGGTAGATTTATACTTGGGTGCTAGTTGTGCCGTGGAGACGATGGACGGTGAGGAAATCCGCGAACGTGGCGGTGGTCATGTGATTGAAGATTTGATTGCCGGGAAACAAGTACAAGTCAGGGCGCAAGGACAAGTTACAGATTGTTATCCACGGGCAACATTTGAAACTACCATTACCCGTGACACTATCAATCAATTTTATTTATTTAATCCGCGTAACCTTTATCAAAATTTTATCGTGGGTGTGAATGGTGGCGATCGCCCACTTTTTACTTATCTCGGCCCTTTACAACCTCATCTTGGTAACGCCGTCTACTCTAACCCTGGGGCAATTTCTCCCCTATTTAACGACCCCGATTTGCAACTCATTGGCATTGGGACACGGATTTTCTTAGGTGGCGGTATCGGCTATATCGCTTGGGAAGGAACGCAACACTTCCCCTTACAAAAGCGGTTAGCTAATCGTACACCCATTGGCCCGGCTGCTACCTTAGCCTTAATTGGTGATGCTAAACAAATGTCAGCCAGTTGGGTACGTGGTTGCTACTTTAAAAGTTATGGCCCTTCGTTGATGTTGGGTGTGGGGATACCATTCCCCGTATTAAACGAAACTGTCGTTGAACACTGTGCAGTGCAGGATAAAGATTTAGTCGCGCCCATCGTCGATTTTTCCATTCCCCGGCGCGTGCGTCCGACCTTTGGGTTGGTGAGTTACGCCCAACTGAAATCCGGGCGACTCACCATTGAAAATAAAACTGTGCGTGCTGCACCTTTAGCTAGTATGTCCTTATCTCGGCAAGTCGCCCTAGAGTTAAAACAATGGATTGCAGCTGGCACTTTTACCCTCACAGAACCAGTCGCCCCCATTCCAATGGAGCGATCATTTTTGCCCCAAGATCGTTGGACAGATTTTTAG
- a CDS encoding Uma2 family endonuclease, which produces MSLAKELDAPQATPEDVIFPPGDLYSDEPPLETELHLRQIILLFKCLEWLWRDRNDFYAAGNLTIYYSWNKRKDEHFRGPDFFVVLDTERRTRKSWVVWEEEGKYPNVILEILSESTAKTDKDLKKKLYQNTFRTPDYFWFDPETQEFAGFHLVDGQYQTLEPNAQGHLWSQQLGLYLGIHEGLLRFFTPVGLLVPTPEEAAEFECQQKELAQARAEKLAAKLRELNIDPETID; this is translated from the coding sequence ATGTCCCTTGCTAAAGAACTAGACGCTCCTCAAGCAACCCCAGAAGATGTTATCTTTCCTCCAGGTGATTTATACAGCGACGAACCTCCCTTGGAAACAGAACTGCATCTCCGGCAAATAATTTTACTTTTTAAATGCTTAGAGTGGTTGTGGCGAGACAGAAACGATTTCTACGCGGCTGGAAATCTAACTATTTACTACAGTTGGAATAAACGCAAAGATGAACACTTCCGGGGGCCAGATTTTTTTGTCGTGCTGGATACAGAGCGTCGCACTCGCAAAAGTTGGGTTGTTTGGGAAGAAGAAGGGAAATATCCTAACGTAATTTTAGAAATTCTTTCAGAATCAACGGCAAAAACCGATAAAGATTTAAAGAAAAAACTATACCAAAATACTTTCCGCACACCTGATTATTTTTGGTTCGACCCAGAAACTCAAGAATTTGCCGGATTTCATTTAGTTGATGGTCAATACCAAACCCTAGAACCCAATGCTCAAGGACATTTGTGGAGTCAGCAGTTGGGTTTATACTTGGGTATTCATGAAGGACTATTGCGATTTTTTACTCCAGTCGGTCTATTAGTTCCAACGCCAGAAGAAGCCGCCGAATTTGAATGTCAGCAAAAAGAACTAGCGCAAGCACGAGCCGAAAAGTTAGCAGCAAAACTGCGGGAATTAAATATTGACCCAGAAACAATTGATTAA
- a CDS encoding DUF5895 domain-containing protein → MKASAKFDFEDEKFNAPPSQVIPWCQMINPRYGTDGMQTYGLAIKLDNANAVGFQPDENWQQVEHEFSSGVETVFMTTTPRLVIVRRGPLSVKDRETGLKLGTLKENYDAFLADKLKFKTFTRYLIFLVSEDKKFLHDLPLQLTLNGAAGASFSKTYCEFQQGKVVSGFVAELEKAYAVYRKQPLTPKGPLFHAHGIFCPIIECEERGIEPNTVLVASTVDYKHPTVGTLTQYLIASDAPESAIICKYFEEYKEFGKEPVRTETSKPVMAGVSSSYIYADEDDFGYPPY, encoded by the coding sequence ATGAAAGCATCTGCTAAGTTCGACTTTGAGGACGAAAAATTTAATGCGCCGCCTTCTCAAGTCATCCCTTGGTGTCAGATGATTAATCCTCGGTATGGCACTGATGGGATGCAAACTTATGGTCTCGCCATCAAGTTAGATAATGCTAATGCTGTGGGTTTTCAGCCGGATGAAAATTGGCAGCAAGTAGAGCATGAATTTAGCTCTGGTGTCGAAACAGTTTTTATGACTACTACTCCGCGCTTGGTGATAGTGCGCCGAGGCCCTTTGTCAGTCAAAGACCGGGAAACAGGGCTGAAGTTAGGTACGCTCAAAGAAAATTATGATGCTTTTTTAGCGGATAAACTGAAGTTTAAAACTTTTACGCGCTATTTAATTTTCTTAGTCAGTGAAGATAAGAAATTTTTACATGACTTGCCACTACAATTAACCCTGAATGGTGCAGCCGGAGCAAGTTTCAGCAAAACCTATTGTGAGTTTCAACAAGGCAAAGTGGTGAGTGGTTTTGTTGCCGAATTAGAAAAAGCTTATGCTGTATATCGTAAACAACCATTAACACCAAAAGGCCCTTTGTTCCACGCGCATGGGATATTCTGCCCGATAATTGAGTGCGAAGAAAGAGGAATTGAGCCGAATACTGTGTTGGTTGCTTCGACTGTAGATTACAAGCATCCAACAGTGGGAACATTAACACAATACTTGATTGCTTCTGATGCGCCTGAGTCAGCAATTATTTGCAAGTATTTTGAAGAATACAAAGAATTTGGTAAGGAACCAGTGAGAACAGAAACCAGTAAACCAGTTATGGCTGGTGTTTCTAGTTCCTATATTTACGCTGATGAAGATGATTTTGGTTATCCACCATATTAG
- a CDS encoding murein transglycosylase A, translating to MRKTLALASLSLGIALVNTIWPAVAQVPTTIPLPVPLPTQPSTPPEFQLPLEPVEISDTCTPVSTCLGWDDQIFGRPGKSGDRKALLAAIDNSLDYLAKDKAIAAYQDYPVPGITRDRVRRSLLRFRQLVTTAKSASQLRTAVQREFVFYKSVGNDGKGTVKFTAYYEPIYQASRVRTSIYKYPLYRLPPNFDQWAKPHPKRIELEGKDGLLGNKSQLRGLELLWFRNRLDAYMVHIQGSAQIRLTNGKTTSVGYAGGTDYPWTSIGRELAKDGKLPLDGLTMPRLISFFQQNPLELNNYLPRWERFVFFKEAPGRKATGSINVPVTAERSIATDKSLMPPGALALINGTFPYPAAGGKLQPRTVSRFVLDQDTGSAIKSPGRVDYFMGTGKLAGDRAGITGGNGSLYYLLLKN from the coding sequence ATGAGAAAAACCCTTGCTTTGGCTTCTTTGAGTCTAGGAATTGCCCTTGTTAACACAATTTGGCCAGCTGTTGCTCAAGTTCCGACGACGATACCATTACCTGTACCGTTACCTACACAGCCAAGCACTCCCCCTGAGTTCCAATTACCACTCGAACCTGTAGAAATTAGTGATACTTGTACTCCTGTATCTACTTGTTTGGGATGGGATGATCAAATTTTTGGTCGTCCAGGCAAAAGTGGCGATCGCAAAGCTCTTTTAGCGGCCATTGACAATAGTTTAGATTATTTGGCAAAAGATAAAGCGATCGCCGCCTATCAAGATTATCCGGTGCCAGGAATTACCCGCGATCGCGTGCGGCGCAGTTTACTGCGTTTCCGGCAATTAGTCACAACAGCCAAATCTGCCAGTCAACTCAGAACAGCCGTTCAGCGAGAGTTTGTGTTTTACAAGTCTGTTGGCAATGATGGCAAGGGTACTGTTAAATTTACTGCTTACTATGAGCCTATTTATCAGGCCAGTCGCGTTAGAACTTCTATATATAAGTATCCCCTTTATCGACTACCGCCAAATTTTGACCAATGGGCTAAACCTCATCCAAAACGCATTGAGTTGGAAGGCAAAGATGGTTTACTGGGAAATAAAAGCCAGTTGCGCGGTTTGGAATTGTTGTGGTTCCGCAATCGCTTAGACGCATACATGGTACATATCCAAGGTTCTGCCCAAATCAGGTTAACCAATGGCAAAACTACTTCTGTTGGTTACGCTGGCGGTACTGACTATCCTTGGACTAGCATCGGCAGAGAACTCGCCAAAGATGGCAAACTGCCCCTAGACGGCTTAACCATGCCACGCTTGATTAGTTTCTTCCAGCAAAATCCCTTAGAGTTAAATAATTATTTGCCTCGTTGGGAACGCTTTGTGTTCTTTAAAGAAGCTCCAGGGAGAAAAGCCACTGGTAGTATTAATGTGCCGGTGACAGCAGAACGTTCCATTGCGACTGATAAATCGCTGATGCCTCCTGGCGCACTAGCACTAATTAATGGTACATTCCCCTATCCTGCTGCTGGTGGCAAATTACAACCGCGTACTGTCAGCCGTTTTGTCTTAGACCAAGATACAGGCAGTGCGATTAAAAGCCCAGGCAGGGTAGATTACTTTATGGGAACTGGTAAACTAGCAGGCGATCGCGCTGGAATTACAGGTGGCAATGGTTCACTATATTATTTGCTACTCAAAAACTAG
- a CDS encoding TIGR04255 family protein, which produces MTATSSKMTLAPVFYTLAQVQFNPITQMSDYVAHLQERLRRSGFPDFRDENQVELEIRRLDESQPDVRHIPHRRWSFTNTECTEGYVLLSNALVFHTTRYETFADFLNKTISGLSLVHEIVELAYVERIGLRYLDAVVPMDNDTLQQYLSPSLLGFSPSLQGSLNHSFTETVTTIGSGNLVARALITDGGLALSPDLMLLQLKLKPRFTEINGRNAVLDTDYFVVRRDSFDLKEIEDQLLKAHDIIANAFNVSVTEYAREKWA; this is translated from the coding sequence ATGACAGCAACGTCGTCGAAAATGACTCTTGCGCCCGTGTTCTACACATTGGCTCAGGTTCAATTTAACCCAATTACCCAAATGTCGGATTATGTTGCCCATTTGCAGGAGCGCCTGCGCCGAAGTGGGTTCCCTGACTTCCGCGACGAAAATCAAGTTGAACTCGAAATTCGCCGACTAGACGAATCACAACCTGATGTTCGTCATATACCACATAGGCGCTGGAGTTTCACGAATACTGAATGTACCGAAGGATACGTATTGCTCTCGAATGCCTTGGTTTTTCACACTACTAGATACGAGACCTTTGCAGATTTTTTGAACAAAACCATATCTGGCTTAAGTTTGGTACATGAAATAGTTGAACTGGCTTATGTTGAAAGGATTGGACTTCGTTATCTTGACGCTGTTGTGCCGATGGATAATGATACTCTCCAACAATACTTGAGTCCATCTTTGCTTGGATTTTCTCCAAGCTTACAAGGTAGTCTAAATCATAGCTTTACTGAGACGGTCACAACTATCGGGTCTGGTAATTTGGTTGCTAGAGCATTGATTACGGATGGGGGATTAGCTTTGTCACCTGACTTGATGTTGTTACAGCTCAAGCTGAAACCCCGATTCACAGAGATTAATGGGCGAAATGCCGTGTTAGATACTGATTATTTCGTCGTTAGACGAGACAGCTTTGACCTTAAAGAAATTGAAGATCAGCTTTTGAAGGCGCACGACATCATCGCCAATGCTTTCAATGTTTCGGTGACTGAATACGCTAGAGAAAAGTGGGCTTAA
- a CDS encoding Rieske 2Fe-2S domain-containing protein: MSNSLLEPLSPTTTENLPAGGLDPERFDWLEVWYPVHYVADLDKSQLTRFTLLERDLVLWWDNNEQTWRAFEDQCPHRLAPLSEGRINEDGRLECPYHGWAFSGTGKCESIPQQVPGGKAETSPRACVKSFPTTVRQGLLFVYPGQAENAAKIQVPIVDVLEEDTDGWVCLNTFRDLPYDALTLMENVLDSSHIPYTHHRTVGNRANVAPVELEIVESGKWGFKGLWQEGPRKGTLGKQDTTFIAPGLMWHDLTSKQFGRTLTVVYATPIRKGECRLFARFPFKFSSKLPGLFLKLTPRWYSHLGQNGVLEDDQIFLHHQERYLEQKGGTDNFSKAFYLPTKADIFVFQLRSWVKQYCAESFPGKTLPPPLSKAALLDRYHSHTKHCSSCRTALKNLQRLRLGVVIATALIWSLLSLSVLFPGDISHITVIIANLAVLLGGGIWFGLGKLEKQFYQGREIPPRNM; the protein is encoded by the coding sequence ATGTCCAACAGCTTGTTAGAGCCATTATCCCCAACAACCACAGAAAATTTACCTGCTGGTGGACTAGACCCAGAACGCTTTGATTGGTTAGAAGTTTGGTATCCTGTCCACTATGTTGCAGATTTAGATAAATCCCAGCTAACACGCTTCACCTTACTAGAGCGAGACTTAGTTTTATGGTGGGATAACAATGAACAAACTTGGCGGGCTTTTGAAGACCAATGTCCCCACCGTTTAGCGCCACTTTCCGAAGGCAGAATTAATGAAGATGGACGGCTAGAATGTCCTTATCATGGTTGGGCATTTTCGGGAACAGGCAAATGTGAAAGCATTCCCCAACAAGTACCAGGCGGAAAAGCCGAAACATCTCCCCGCGCCTGCGTAAAATCATTTCCAACCACAGTCAGACAAGGGTTATTGTTTGTTTATCCTGGTCAAGCTGAGAATGCTGCCAAAATACAGGTTCCCATCGTTGATGTTTTAGAAGAAGATACAGATGGCTGGGTTTGTCTGAATACCTTTCGAGACTTACCTTATGATGCTTTGACATTAATGGAAAATGTTCTCGATTCCAGCCACATTCCTTATACTCATCATCGCACCGTTGGCAACCGCGCTAATGTTGCGCCAGTCGAATTAGAAATTGTCGAGTCTGGTAAATGGGGCTTTAAAGGACTTTGGCAAGAAGGCCCCCGCAAAGGCACTTTAGGCAAACAAGATACTACCTTTATTGCGCCGGGGTTGATGTGGCATGATCTCACCTCCAAGCAATTTGGTAGAACATTAACAGTCGTTTACGCAACTCCCATCCGTAAAGGAGAATGTCGTTTATTTGCCCGTTTTCCCTTTAAGTTCTCATCAAAATTACCAGGATTATTTCTGAAACTCACGCCTCGCTGGTACTCTCATCTAGGGCAAAATGGCGTACTCGAAGATGACCAGATTTTCTTACATCACCAAGAACGTTATTTAGAACAAAAAGGTGGCACTGATAACTTTAGCAAAGCATTTTATTTACCAACTAAAGCGGATATTTTTGTATTTCAATTGCGTTCTTGGGTCAAGCAATATTGTGCAGAATCATTTCCAGGAAAAACCTTACCACCGCCACTATCCAAAGCAGCTTTATTAGATAGATACCATTCCCACACCAAACATTGCAGCAGTTGTCGAACTGCCCTAAAAAACCTCCAAAGGTTGCGTTTAGGAGTAGTGATAGCAACCGCATTAATTTGGAGTTTGTTGTCTTTATCAGTATTATTTCCCGGTGATATTTCTCATATCACGGTCATTATTGCCAACTTAGCTGTATTACTTGGTGGCGGAATTTGGTTTGGTTTAGGCAAGTTAGAAAAGCAATTTTATCAAGGGCGAGAAATTCCACCGCGAAATATGTAG
- a CDS encoding PAP/fibrillin family protein has product MAVDTRECVKAKLALRQILAACGGNTKDETVIAAIENLRLVNPNPAPTRKGKLLDSNWVLISAPNFPGGKRLGNGKFVYTLGRLAFNMFQPTTLKLVIDRVSQPIFLLGNGEQRSHDIVVEFTTVDENYPQISGVVRNLSVCEPISDTALQVKFTGGILAPKDPNKMDEWRTIFGQQSQNVKRSFKDSLMFGLFKLMFGLVPPQGINSETGEAKFIMERSPKGRLEILYLDEELRITCGEKEMILVCERQ; this is encoded by the coding sequence ATGGCAGTAGATACAAGAGAATGTGTAAAGGCGAAACTAGCTTTACGTCAGATATTGGCTGCTTGTGGTGGTAACACTAAGGACGAAACGGTAATTGCTGCTATTGAAAATTTGCGACTTGTTAACCCAAATCCAGCACCAACTCGTAAAGGTAAGCTATTAGATAGTAATTGGGTATTAATTAGTGCGCCTAATTTTCCGGGCGGTAAACGGTTGGGAAATGGTAAGTTTGTCTACACTCTTGGTCGTCTGGCGTTTAATATGTTTCAGCCGACAACACTAAAATTAGTAATTGACCGAGTTTCACAACCTATTTTTTTATTAGGAAATGGCGAACAGCGTAGTCATGATATTGTTGTGGAATTTACAACGGTTGATGAAAATTACCCACAAATATCGGGGGTTGTGCGGAATTTGAGTGTGTGTGAACCAATTAGTGATACGGCGCTACAAGTCAAATTTACTGGAGGGATTTTAGCACCAAAAGACCCAAATAAAATGGATGAATGGCGAACAATTTTTGGTCAGCAGAGTCAAAATGTCAAACGCAGTTTTAAAGACAGTTTGATGTTTGGTTTGTTTAAATTAATGTTTGGGCTGGTTCCGCCACAAGGAATTAATTCTGAGACTGGAGAAGCTAAGTTTATCATGGAGCGATCGCCTAAAGGTCGGCTAGAAATTCTCTATCTTGATGAGGAGTTGCGAATCACTTGTGGCGAAAAGGAAATGATTTTAGTATGTGAAAGGCAATAG
- a CDS encoding helix-turn-helix transcriptional regulator, translating into MQTPSTVPNLIAAGFHALSDPLRINVLELLQQQELCVCDLCDALNVSQSKLSFHLKTLKDAGLVNSRQEGRWIYYSLNIPQFSVLEQYLAGYSQHNLISSVRSCCD; encoded by the coding sequence ATGCAAACTCCCTCTACTGTTCCAAATTTAATTGCTGCGGGCTTTCATGCACTTTCCGATCCGTTACGGATTAATGTGCTGGAATTATTGCAACAGCAAGAACTTTGTGTATGTGATTTATGCGATGCTTTGAATGTTAGTCAATCAAAACTCTCATTTCACCTCAAAACTTTGAAGGACGCTGGTTTAGTTAATTCTCGTCAAGAAGGACGTTGGATTTATTACAGTTTAAATATTCCCCAATTTAGTGTTTTAGAACAGTATTTAGCAGGTTATAGTCAGCATAATTTGATATCATCTGTACGTTCTTGTTGTGATTAG
- a CDS encoding tetratricopeptide repeat protein: MRHFYDTQPTQKQAINKGISKAVTSSSIIGGLTAVFVLANSLVPTTLFAQEKLEIKDFDYWANFCKLLGEEKKYDEAIAACNQGISIKPDEPEIWITRTEILLQQAKYSEALVSADRTLRLQPKYSLALAQRCEALLNLNKTAEAIAACDLALRSDGNWGNHTEVVALYNRALGQSKLGQLDAAITSYNRALEIHPDNSLALVGNCQALSNLNRFSEAITACDAAIKVNKNWGDTTPAIAWYTKGLAQKKNGQLEEAIASFDQAVAMNPKDADIWLEHGRALAAISKPEQAAVSYQFAVKLIPNYALALASQSASFNKLGKFKEAQAAAEQALQGDSRWGDVSPALAWQERGIALAGLGNYEEGLASIERAIALNPNYAEAWNNRAATQWYLGRYSDAIASSDRATEINPKYAQAWFNKGRILKTLDRYSASLAAYNKALENVGKFTDQSLIANIWANRSVVLWHLSRNQEALVSADRAIGINPNLPQGWYNRGIVLFNLARYNEAINAYNQASTLAPMDANILAGKGVALLRLGKLEDAVNTFTATLQLDPKNALALANQPIAQQKLQAQQEQLKPKLPVVPDTKVR; the protein is encoded by the coding sequence ATGAGACATTTTTATGATACTCAGCCAACACAAAAACAAGCTATTAATAAGGGGATAAGTAAAGCAGTTACATCCAGCAGCATTATCGGGGGACTAACGGCAGTTTTTGTATTAGCAAATTCGTTAGTACCAACAACTTTGTTTGCCCAAGAAAAATTAGAAATTAAAGACTTTGACTATTGGGCGAATTTTTGTAAGTTGTTGGGAGAGGAAAAGAAATATGATGAAGCGATCGCAGCTTGCAATCAAGGTATTTCTATCAAACCCGACGAACCAGAAATTTGGATTACCCGTACAGAAATTCTACTCCAGCAAGCCAAGTATAGTGAAGCCTTAGTATCAGCCGATCGCACCTTGCGCCTGCAACCCAAATATTCTTTAGCTTTAGCGCAAAGATGTGAAGCCTTATTAAATTTAAACAAAACTGCCGAAGCGATCGCCGCTTGTGATTTAGCCTTACGTTCTGATGGTAACTGGGGCAATCATACAGAAGTTGTAGCCTTATATAACCGGGCTTTAGGGCAAAGTAAATTAGGACAATTAGACGCAGCAATTACCTCCTATAATCGCGCCTTAGAAATTCATCCCGACAATTCATTAGCCTTAGTCGGGAATTGCCAAGCATTATCAAATTTAAACAGATTCAGTGAAGCGATCACCGCTTGTGACGCAGCCATTAAAGTTAATAAAAATTGGGGTGATACTACACCTGCAATTGCTTGGTATACTAAAGGCTTGGCACAGAAAAAAAACGGACAATTAGAAGAAGCGATCGCCTCCTTTGATCAAGCCGTAGCCATGAATCCCAAAGATGCAGATATTTGGTTAGAACATGGTAGAGCATTAGCAGCCATTAGTAAACCAGAACAAGCGGCAGTTTCATACCAATTTGCTGTCAAACTAATTCCTAATTATGCTTTGGCTTTAGCCAGTCAAAGTGCCAGTTTCAACAAATTAGGCAAATTTAAAGAAGCACAAGCAGCCGCCGAACAAGCACTACAAGGGGATAGTCGCTGGGGTGATGTTAGCCCCGCCTTAGCTTGGCAAGAAAGAGGAATCGCCCTAGCCGGATTAGGAAATTATGAAGAAGGATTAGCCTCAATCGAAAGAGCGATCGCCCTCAATCCCAACTATGCTGAAGCATGGAATAATCGTGCCGCAACTCAATGGTATTTAGGCAGATATTCTGATGCAATTGCCAGTAGCGATCGCGCCACCGAAATCAATCCCAAATATGCCCAAGCATGGTTTAATAAAGGCAGAATCCTCAAAACCTTAGACCGCTATTCCGCATCCCTAGCAGCTTATAATAAAGCCTTAGAAAATGTGGGCAAATTCACAGATCAATCACTCATAGCCAATATTTGGGCTAACAGGAGTGTGGTTTTGTGGCATTTATCGAGAAATCAAGAAGCCTTGGTATCTGCGGATAGAGCGATCGGTATTAACCCTAATTTACCCCAAGGATGGTACAACCGAGGCATCGTTTTATTTAATTTAGCTCGATATAATGAGGCGATTAATGCTTATAACCAAGCCAGTACTTTAGCTCCTATGGATGCAAATATCTTAGCAGGTAAAGGCGTTGCCTTATTAAGATTGGGTAAATTAGAAGATGCCGTCAATACTTTTACCGCCACCTTACAACTTGATCCCAAAAATGCCTTAGCATTAGCTAATCAACCCATTGCCCAACAAAAATTGCAAGCACAACAAGAACAACTAAAACCTAAATTACCAGTTGTACCAGATACTAAAGTGCGTTAA